Part of the Candidatus Campbellbacteria bacterium genome is shown below.
CAAGAGCGGACTTCGGACCAATGCCCGGTACCGCTAAGAGCATTTCAAAAAATGCCAATTCGTCGCGGTCGGCAAATCCAAACAAATCCATAGATGTTTCGCGCACCGCCATATGCGTCCACAACGAAATCGTGTCACCAATTTTTATTTTTGATGCCGTGTCGCGTGCCACATGAACACCGTAGCCAATGCCAGCAACATCAATAACGATGAGTCCTGGTTCTGTGTGAAGTGCTGTGCCTGAAATGTGGGAAATCATATATGAAGTATAAGCTCAAAATCCAAATATCAAAATCCAAAAACTTTTACTACTTGCTACTTGCTACTTTTCTTGCTATGTTTACTACGCTCTACAAACTAAGAAGCTATAAAAGCTACAAGCTAAGAAGCTAATTCCTATGCCAATAATCAAAGCAGCAAAAAAGGCACTTCGCAGTTCCGCACGAAAGCGTGTGGTTAACTTGCGTCGTACACGTGCCATGAAAGAAGTGGTGAAGGATATTCGCGATCTTACAGGAAAGGGTAGTGTAAAAGATGCGCAGGCAAAACTCGCCAGTGCCTACCAGGCAATTGATAAGGCGGCAAAACTCGGTATTATCAAAAAGAATGCAGCTTCACGAAAGAAATCACGCCTTGCCAAACTTCTTAAAAAATCATCGCAATAATTCTAAAAACACCAGCCTCGGGCTGGTGTTTTTGTT
Proteins encoded:
- the rpsT gene encoding 30S ribosomal protein S20, encoding MPIIKAAKKALRSSARKRVVNLRRTRAMKEVVKDIRDLTGKGSVKDAQAKLASAYQAIDKAAKLGIIKKNAASRKKSRLAKLLKKSSQ